A window from Borrelia sp. P9F1 encodes these proteins:
- a CDS encoding motility protein A: MNLASILGWGVGFGAILISMAFTPTGLGVFWDLSSVFITVVGSFSALMASSEVVAVKKIPTYLGFFFKKSSFAKASSIKTLVELSEKARKEGLLSLDDELEQISDPFFKSGMRLVVDGADPEIIRTMLYLELDQMQERHKMGSNLFGTWAKLAPAFGMTGTLIGLIALLGNLEDKSALGSSMAVALITTLYGTIMANLMFIPVQIKLESIDSEEAAVKTMIVEGILSIQAGDNPRILEQKLVTFLTPKDRNQVGNVLGGE, encoded by the coding sequence GTGAATTTGGCTAGTATACTTGGTTGGGGAGTTGGATTTGGGGCTATTCTGATTTCTATGGCATTTACTCCAACGGGGTTGGGTGTTTTTTGGGATTTAAGTTCTGTGTTTATTACAGTCGTTGGGTCCTTTTCTGCTCTTATGGCTTCTTCGGAAGTTGTTGCTGTGAAGAAAATCCCCACTTATTTGGGTTTTTTCTTCAAAAAAAGTTCCTTTGCTAAGGCTTCTAGTATAAAGACTTTGGTGGAGCTTTCGGAAAAGGCTAGAAAGGAGGGGCTTTTATCCCTTGATGATGAACTTGAACAGATTAGTGATCCATTTTTTAAGTCTGGGATGAGGCTTGTTGTTGATGGTGCTGATCCTGAGATAATTAGAACAATGCTCTATCTTGAGTTAGACCAAATGCAGGAAAGACACAAGATGGGTTCTAATCTTTTTGGAACTTGGGCAAAGCTTGCTCCTGCTTTTGGAATGACAGGTACTCTTATTGGGCTTATAGCTCTTCTTGGGAATTTAGAGGATAAATCTGCGCTCGGTTCTTCTATGGCCGTTGCTCTTATTACGACTCTTTATGGTACGATAATGGCAAATTTAATGTTTATTCCTGTTCAAATTAAGTTGGAATCCATAGATTCTGAAGAGGCGGCAGTTAAGACAATGATAGTCGAGGGTATTTTGTCGATCCAGGCAGGGGATAATCCTAGGATTTTGGAACAAAAATTGGTGACATTTTTGACTCCTAAGGATAGAAATCAGGTTGGAAATGTTCTTGGGGGTGAATGA
- a CDS encoding flagellar FlbD family protein produces MIYVTKLNGEGYYLNPCHIESIESNPDTTILLMNGKKLVVKESVEEVVDRIRVYRKEVAFLGKVTQGNEGVGL; encoded by the coding sequence ATGATTTATGTAACTAAGTTAAACGGAGAAGGTTATTACTTAAATCCTTGTCATATTGAGAGTATTGAGTCTAATCCCGATACTACGATCTTGCTGATGAATGGTAAGAAGTTGGTTGTAAAGGAAAGCGTAGAAGAGGTGGTGGATAGAATTAGGGTATACAGGAAAGAAGTTGCCTTTTTGGGTAAAGTTACGCAAGGAAATGAGGGAGTTGGGTTGTGA
- the flgE gene encoding flagellar hook protein FlgE codes for MMRSLYSGVSGLQNHQTRMDVVGNNIANVNTVGFKKGRVNFQDMISQSISGASRPTDVRGGTNPKQVGLGMSVATVDTIHTQGSFQSTQKASDLGVSGNGFFILREGNNSFYTRAGAFDIDSGRNLVNPANGMRIQGWMARTLGGQQVINTSSDVEDLIIPIGDKEGAKATEYITFACNLDKRLPVIGEDASELDVAQGTWVVNKTVYDSFGNTSVVELRVVRDPAVSNAWNATVLVNGEENSSFSLGFDNEGALLSLNGQAGQAEDLLEFPITFGVPGANVGEIGGEQTVNLRLGNVGSYTNSVTQFADASTTKAIVQDGYGMGYMENYEIDQNGVITGVYSNGIRKDVGKIALASFINPGGLAKAGDTNFVETSNSGQARVGETGFAGLGVIRAGVLEMANVDLAEQFTDMIVTQRGFQANAKTITTSDQLLQELVRLKA; via the coding sequence ATGATGAGATCTTTGTATTCTGGTGTTTCTGGGCTACAGAACCATCAGACTAGGATGGATGTTGTTGGTAATAATATCGCAAACGTAAATACGGTTGGCTTTAAAAAGGGAAGAGTTAATTTTCAGGATATGATATCCCAAAGCATTTCTGGGGCATCTCGCCCTACTGATGTGCGGGGAGGAACTAACCCGAAGCAGGTTGGGCTTGGTATGAGTGTTGCCACGGTAGATACTATTCATACCCAGGGATCTTTTCAAAGTACACAGAAAGCTTCTGATCTTGGGGTTAGTGGTAATGGGTTTTTTATTTTAAGAGAAGGCAATAATTCTTTTTATACGAGAGCTGGTGCGTTTGATATTGATTCTGGTCGTAATCTCGTAAATCCTGCAAATGGGATGAGGATTCAGGGCTGGATGGCAAGGACGCTTGGTGGGCAGCAGGTTATTAATACATCTTCTGATGTTGAGGATTTGATTATCCCTATTGGAGATAAGGAAGGCGCTAAAGCTACTGAGTATATTACTTTTGCCTGCAATCTTGACAAGAGGTTGCCTGTAATTGGAGAAGATGCTAGTGAGTTGGATGTTGCCCAAGGAACGTGGGTTGTTAATAAGACGGTTTACGACAGTTTTGGTAATACTAGTGTTGTGGAGCTTAGGGTTGTAAGGGATCCAGCTGTTTCTAATGCATGGAATGCTACAGTTTTAGTGAATGGAGAGGAAAACTCTAGCTTTTCACTAGGTTTTGATAATGAGGGTGCTTTGCTTTCTTTAAACGGACAAGCAGGACAGGCGGAGGATTTGCTTGAATTTCCTATAACTTTTGGTGTGCCTGGAGCTAATGTCGGGGAGATCGGAGGTGAGCAGACTGTTAATCTTAGACTTGGTAATGTAGGTAGTTATACTAATTCAGTTACTCAGTTTGCTGATGCAAGCACGACAAAGGCTATTGTTCAGGACGGGTATGGTATGGGGTATATGGAGAACTACGAGATAGATCAAAATGGAGTAATAACGGGAGTTTATTCAAATGGTATTAGGAAAGATGTTGGAAAAATTGCTCTTGCTTCGTTTATTAATCCTGGAGGGCTTGCTAAAGCTGGTGATACCAATTTTGTTGAGACAAGTAATTCGGGACAGGCTAGGGTGGGTGAAACTGGTTTTGCAGGCTTGGGAGTTATAAGGGCAGGGGTCTTGGAGATGGCTAATGTTGATCTTGCTGAGCAATTCACGGATATGATAGTCACTCAAAGAGGTTTTCAGGCTAATGCTAAGACTATTACTACCTCAGATCAGTTGCTTCAGGAACTTGTAAGACTTAAGGCGTAG
- the flgD gene encoding flagellar hook assembly protein FlgD — protein MSSSGVERGSGGVNLGRDDFLKLLITQLRYQDPTDPMKDKEFIAQMAQFSALEQMTNMSKSFEKLSSALNVNKDLDLLGKVVEFEHADGEVIKGKVTNIKTGVNPGIMVGGKYYTYESILSIGLEE, from the coding sequence GTGTCTAGCTCTGGTGTGGAAAGAGGATCCGGGGGTGTTAATCTTGGGAGGGATGATTTCTTGAAGCTTCTTATTACGCAGCTTAGATATCAGGATCCCACTGATCCAATGAAAGATAAGGAATTTATAGCTCAAATGGCCCAGTTTTCTGCGCTTGAGCAGATGACGAATATGAGTAAATCTTTTGAAAAGCTTTCCTCTGCACTTAATGTGAATAAAGATTTGGATTTATTGGGCAAAGTAGTTGAATTTGAGCATGCTGATGGAGAAGTTATTAAGGGTAAGGTTACTAATATTAAAACAGGAGTAAATCCGGGGATTATGGTAGGTGGTAAGTATTACACTTATGAAAGTATTTTATCAATAGGGTTGGAGGAATAA
- a CDS encoding flagellar hook-length control protein FliK, whose amino-acid sequence MSCVLGKVVLSSPDLLSKGLSPGSLGASLGKGSRVKFLDLIFSEMEGASKTRGSVLDFFRFLKDNGLIDKQFKRMSLDRVFAFEKLGDDGFVFDLKSLIKKMSHLSDFENFRVLSENLSGGGFADPKEIIKNIEDILFDVGVFRDVGSFLGFDVLGVALSSNQRDFGLEGRGEKGNVIDVDVKNFKKSSGFKELPNMESKFRVVDGEHSVGKYSFKETFSGMGDFVGDLCGSGTSKYVKEPLSGNVGGDLMSEWDLKVNHNIVNKAKIVLKSNDTGEIKLIIKPRELGSIRINLNLDSGNNLLGRIVVDNQNVRALFEQNMYSISKMLDDNGFNTSLSLSLAGDSGSFSGFKDEDSGRGLSFGEGEVFRLEDDIEISDELEKNINFVV is encoded by the coding sequence GTGAGTTGTGTTTTGGGTAAAGTTGTCTTAAGCAGCCCCGATTTGTTGAGCAAGGGGTTAAGTCCGGGAAGCTTAGGTGCTTCTTTGGGGAAAGGTAGTAGAGTTAAGTTTTTAGATCTTATTTTTTCAGAAATGGAGGGTGCTTCTAAGACAAGAGGTTCTGTTTTAGATTTTTTTAGGTTTTTAAAGGATAATGGCCTTATAGATAAACAATTTAAAAGGATGTCTTTGGATAGGGTTTTTGCTTTTGAAAAACTTGGTGATGATGGTTTTGTGTTTGATTTGAAATCTTTAATAAAGAAGATGAGTCATTTGTCTGATTTTGAAAATTTTAGAGTTTTGAGTGAAAATTTGTCTGGTGGTGGGTTTGCTGATCCGAAAGAAATAATAAAGAATATTGAGGATATTTTGTTTGATGTTGGTGTTTTTAGGGATGTTGGGTCTTTTTTGGGTTTTGATGTGCTTGGTGTAGCTCTTAGTTCTAATCAAAGGGATTTTGGTCTTGAAGGAAGAGGTGAGAAAGGAAATGTTATTGACGTTGATGTTAAGAATTTTAAGAAGAGTAGTGGTTTTAAAGAATTGCCTAATATGGAGTCCAAATTTCGGGTTGTCGATGGTGAGCATTCTGTTGGCAAGTATAGTTTCAAAGAAACATTTAGTGGGATGGGGGACTTCGTTGGCGATCTTTGCGGTTCTGGTACGTCAAAATATGTTAAAGAGCCTTTAAGTGGCAACGTTGGTGGCGATTTGATGTCGGAGTGGGATTTAAAGGTGAATCACAATATTGTGAATAAGGCTAAAATTGTGTTAAAATCGAACGATACAGGGGAGATTAAATTGATTATAAAGCCTAGGGAGCTCGGTAGCATACGAATTAATTTAAATCTTGACTCTGGTAATAATTTGTTGGGCAGGATAGTAGTTGATAATCAAAATGTGAGGGCTCTTTTTGAACAAAATATGTATTCGATCAGTAAGATGTTGGATGATAATGGGTTTAATACCAGTTTAAGTCTTTCTCTTGCAGGTGATTCTGGAAGTTTTTCGGGGTTTAAGGATGAGGATTCGGGTCGAGGACTCTCTTTTGGTGAAGGTGAAGTATTTAGGCTTGAAGATGACATTGAGATTTCTGATGAATTAGAAAAGAATATTAATTTTGTTGTTTAG
- a CDS encoding MotE family protein, with amino-acid sequence MSNVLLFLSRMFFWLLLIVVLMGFSVFLIDVFGLYKTRDYFPMYVKSLLFGESMQSFEDTNISLDEIRMIKEREAIDIKSQQVEKLREELRIREDSLNKLEAELNQKQRDLDLKQKVIDDIVDKYKDEDANFVQAALYLVNMPPEDAVKRLEELGDEVAISYIRKVEDIAKKDGRVSIVPYWLSLMDAKRAAVLMRKMSVSALE; translated from the coding sequence ATGAGTAATGTTTTGTTGTTCTTATCTAGGATGTTTTTTTGGCTTCTTTTGATCGTCGTTCTAATGGGATTTTCGGTTTTTTTGATTGATGTGTTTGGGTTGTATAAGACTAGGGATTATTTCCCGATGTATGTAAAGAGTTTGCTTTTTGGGGAAAGTATGCAGTCTTTTGAAGATACAAACATTAGTCTTGATGAGATTAGGATGATAAAGGAAAGGGAAGCGATTGATATTAAGAGTCAACAAGTTGAAAAATTAAGAGAAGAATTGAGGATAAGAGAGGATAGTTTGAATAAACTTGAGGCAGAGCTTAACCAAAAGCAAAGAGATTTGGATTTAAAGCAGAAGGTTATTGATGACATTGTTGATAAGTATAAAGATGAGGACGCGAATTTTGTACAGGCTGCTCTATACTTGGTAAACATGCCACCGGAAGATGCGGTAAAGAGGCTTGAAGAACTTGGTGATGAGGTTGCGATATCTTATATTCGCAAGGTGGAGGATATCGCTAAGAAAGATGGAAGGGTATCTATTGTTCCTTATTGGTTATCCCTTATGGATGCTAAAAGGGCGGCTGTGTTGATGAGGAAGATGTCTGTGAGTGCATTGGAGTGA
- a CDS encoding flagellar protein FlbA produces the protein MNDLIFKKEKFEKILVVRAYDKKRSEFDLINANGNVAKVEKFLDAIPDYVKALSDEDVLYKGSFLDYLNKKKEKELKKLVKVKHEYDKYYDTYLEKYGEEKKVKILIKVLNDTIIKKKEKRESLFLDEYVGYEVCRRLENSNE, from the coding sequence TTGAATGATTTGATCTTTAAGAAGGAAAAATTTGAAAAAATATTGGTTGTTAGAGCTTACGATAAGAAGCGTAGTGAGTTTGATTTAATAAATGCAAATGGTAATGTTGCTAAAGTAGAAAAATTTTTAGATGCAATTCCTGATTATGTGAAGGCGTTAAGCGATGAGGATGTGCTTTATAAGGGTAGTTTTTTGGATTATTTAAACAAGAAAAAGGAAAAAGAATTAAAAAAACTTGTAAAAGTTAAGCATGAATATGACAAATATTATGATACTTATTTGGAAAAGTATGGAGAAGAAAAGAAGGTTAAAATATTAATAAAAGTTTTAAATGATACTATAATTAAAAAGAAGGAAAAGAGAGAGAGTTTGTTTTTGGATGAGTATGTCGGGTATGAGGTTTGTAGGAGATTAGAGAATAGTAATGAGTAA
- a CDS encoding FliI/YscN family ATPase, with amino-acid sequence MDSLFKNYSRILDGVESISLVGKIKKIKGLLVESSGPKCGIGDLCLIVQRNGREIYAEVLGFNGSLVSLMAYEGFDGVEVGDRVYSLNKRLQINLGDDLLGRVIDSLGRPIDNKGQIRGKHYKELGFRSINPLSRGIFAEQIITGVRVLDGFLPIAKGQRVGIFSGAGVGKSTLLGMIAKNSEADVNVIAFIGERGRELNEFIRYELGEERLGKSVLVVSTSDESPISRYKGAYTATLVAEHFRDRGLDVILLFDSITRFANARREIGLSMGEPPAAKGYPPSVFVEIPILLERSGLNGKGSITGFYTVLVEGDDFTEPIADSVKAILDGHIILDRELSDKGVYPSVNILSSTSRSLHRIVSFEKQKLLLKIRNLLSIYKNYEDLIKTGIYLKGSNKEVDLAISKYPEIIDFVSQGMQEEFDFENLDNEIREILA; translated from the coding sequence GTGGACAGCCTCTTTAAAAATTATTCAAGAATATTAGACGGTGTGGAGTCTATCTCTCTTGTTGGGAAGATAAAAAAGATTAAAGGTCTTTTGGTTGAAAGCTCGGGTCCAAAGTGTGGAATAGGGGATTTGTGTCTGATTGTGCAGAGAAATGGCAGGGAGATATATGCTGAGGTGTTGGGCTTTAATGGGTCTTTAGTTAGCCTTATGGCTTATGAGGGCTTTGATGGGGTTGAGGTTGGAGACAGGGTTTATTCTTTAAATAAGAGACTTCAGATTAATCTTGGTGATGATTTGCTTGGAAGAGTTATTGATTCGCTTGGGAGGCCTATTGATAATAAGGGACAAATTCGTGGCAAGCACTATAAGGAATTAGGTTTTAGGAGTATTAATCCCTTAAGTAGGGGCATTTTTGCTGAACAAATAATTACTGGAGTTAGGGTTCTTGATGGATTTTTACCAATTGCTAAAGGGCAGCGTGTGGGTATTTTCTCTGGTGCTGGTGTAGGTAAATCTACATTGCTTGGCATGATTGCCAAGAATTCAGAGGCAGATGTTAATGTTATTGCTTTTATTGGAGAGAGGGGGCGAGAGCTTAATGAGTTTATTAGGTATGAGCTGGGAGAGGAACGATTGGGAAAAAGTGTTTTAGTTGTCTCAACATCCGATGAATCTCCTATTTCAAGGTATAAGGGAGCCTACACTGCAACACTGGTTGCTGAGCATTTCAGAGATAGGGGTTTGGATGTTATTTTGCTGTTTGATTCAATTACAAGGTTTGCAAATGCAAGAAGAGAGATAGGCCTTTCTATGGGAGAGCCCCCTGCTGCTAAAGGGTATCCTCCTTCTGTTTTTGTGGAAATTCCTATTTTGCTTGAGCGTTCAGGGCTTAACGGTAAGGGGAGTATTACGGGGTTTTATACTGTTCTTGTTGAGGGTGATGACTTTACGGAACCAATAGCTGACAGTGTGAAGGCTATTTTAGATGGGCATATCATTTTGGATAGGGAGTTGTCTGATAAAGGAGTTTATCCTTCCGTTAATATTTTAAGTTCTACTTCGAGATCTCTTCATAGAATAGTGAGTTTTGAGAAACAGAAGTTATTACTTAAAATTAGGAATTTATTATCAATTTATAAGAATTATGAAGATTTGATTAAGACAGGAATTTATCTTAAGGGGTCCAACAAGGAAGTTGATTTGGCAATTTCAAAATACCCAGAGATTATTGATTTTGTTTCTCAGGGTATGCAAGAAGAATTTGATTTTGAAAATTTAGATAATGAAATAAGAGAAATATTAGCTTGA
- the fliH gene encoding flagellar assembly protein FliH, producing MPKILYKSKEIANVVKLEFVEIANPVFESLEVRKKENEVFNIDNQVASLRSELEVLMDKKVKLQEEINNGRELARREMEEESSRILKEANEQANKIVDLANERAEALQREAEGRKEKIEKEVNSEIEKIVKEYEDKLKGELEAATAKGNKEGYEVGFSKGCEDFDKLVGKLNNMIATLAAKRKEIFESSGDQIMKLVMQIAIKVVKKIVDTQKSVVIENVNEALKKVKNKTNIVIRVNLDDVDIVSHEKTEFISKFDFIEHLEVVEDTNIGKGGCVIETDFGEIDARISSQLDRIEERLKNYS from the coding sequence TTGCCTAAGATTTTATACAAATCAAAAGAGATTGCGAATGTGGTGAAGTTAGAATTTGTTGAGATTGCAAATCCTGTCTTTGAGTCTTTGGAAGTTAGAAAAAAAGAAAATGAAGTTTTTAATATTGATAATCAAGTTGCCAGTCTTAGAAGTGAGCTTGAGGTTTTAATGGATAAGAAAGTAAAACTTCAGGAAGAAATTAATAACGGTCGTGAGCTTGCTAGGAGAGAAATGGAGGAGGAATCTTCTAGGATTCTTAAAGAAGCTAATGAGCAGGCTAACAAAATAGTGGACTTAGCAAATGAGAGAGCCGAGGCTTTGCAAAGAGAGGCTGAGGGTAGGAAAGAGAAAATTGAGAAAGAGGTTAATTCCGAGATTGAAAAAATAGTTAAAGAGTATGAGGATAAATTGAAAGGTGAGCTTGAGGCCGCAACTGCTAAGGGCAATAAGGAAGGGTATGAAGTGGGATTTAGTAAGGGTTGTGAGGATTTTGATAAATTAGTAGGAAAATTAAACAATATGATAGCTACTTTGGCAGCAAAGAGAAAAGAAATTTTTGAATCCTCAGGGGATCAAATAATGAAGCTTGTTATGCAGATTGCAATTAAAGTGGTTAAGAAAATTGTGGACACGCAAAAGAGTGTGGTTATAGAAAATGTGAATGAGGCTTTAAAGAAGGTAAAAAATAAAACTAACATTGTTATTAGGGTTAACCTCGATGATGTAGATATTGTTAGTCATGAAAAGACTGAATTTATTTCCAAATTTGATTTTATAGAACATTTAGAGGTTGTGGAGGATACGAATATAGGCAAGGGTGGGTGCGTAATTGAGACGGATTTTGGAGAAATTGATGCACGTATTTCATCTCAACTTGACAGGATAGAAGAGAGACTTAAGAATTATTCTTAA
- the fliG gene encoding flagellar motor switch protein FliG: MEERNEKEELDISTLTGKQKAAILLVSVGSEISSKVFKYLSQEEIESLTFEIAKLDTITSELKDSVLLEFKELMMAQEFIQKGGIDYARELLEKSLGTQKAVDIINNLGSALQSRPFEFIRRADPANILNFIQQEHPQTIALILSYLDPQKASFILSSLPTEIQTNVARRIALMDRTSPEVVREVERVLEKKLASLSSEDYTSAGGVDNVVEIINMADRKTEKFIIESLEEEDPELAEEIKKKMFVFEDIVLLDDRSIQRVLREIDGQELAKALKSVDVPVQEKIFKNMSKRAAGMLKEDMEFLGPTRRKDVEESQQKIVSLIRKLEEQGEIVISRGGEEDVLV; this comes from the coding sequence ATGGAAGAGAGAAATGAAAAAGAAGAACTTGATATATCTACTTTAACGGGGAAGCAGAAAGCTGCTATTTTGTTGGTTTCAGTGGGTTCTGAAATTTCATCTAAGGTGTTTAAATATCTCTCTCAGGAAGAGATAGAATCTTTGACTTTTGAGATAGCAAAACTTGATACTATTACCTCTGAGCTTAAGGATAGTGTTCTTTTGGAATTTAAAGAATTGATGATGGCTCAGGAGTTTATTCAAAAGGGTGGAATAGATTATGCTAGGGAGCTTCTTGAGAAATCTCTTGGTACTCAAAAGGCTGTAGATATTATTAACAATTTGGGTTCTGCTTTGCAGTCAAGACCTTTTGAGTTTATTAGGCGAGCTGATCCTGCTAATATTTTAAATTTTATACAACAGGAGCACCCACAAACGATTGCTTTAATACTTTCGTATCTTGATCCCCAAAAGGCTTCGTTTATTTTGTCAAGTCTTCCTACTGAAATTCAGACTAATGTTGCAAGAAGAATTGCATTGATGGATAGAACTTCTCCTGAGGTGGTCAGAGAGGTTGAGAGGGTGCTTGAGAAAAAGTTGGCTTCTTTATCCTCAGAGGATTATACTTCAGCTGGTGGGGTTGATAATGTTGTTGAGATAATTAATATGGCGGATAGAAAGACAGAGAAGTTTATTATTGAATCTCTTGAGGAGGAGGATCCTGAGCTTGCTGAGGAGATAAAGAAGAAGATGTTTGTATTTGAAGATATTGTTCTTCTTGATGATAGGTCAATACAGAGGGTTTTAAGGGAAATAGATGGACAGGAGTTGGCAAAGGCCTTAAAGTCTGTTGATGTGCCTGTGCAGGAGAAGATTTTTAAAAATATGTCCAAAAGAGCTGCTGGAATGCTTAAGGAGGATATGGAATTTTTGGGGCCTACTAGGCGTAAGGATGTGGAAGAATCCCAACAGAAGATTGTTTCTTTGATTAGAAAATTGGAAGAACAGGGTGAGATAGTAATTTCTAGAGGGGGTGAAGAAGATGTGCTTGTTTAG
- the fliF gene encoding flagellar basal-body MS-ring/collar protein FliF, producing MGNFVTNFFASVGTVFRKASVIQRIAFGVIALFVILALVFLVSFSTKAQSVALFGVGIKDQYLLDRIVQRLDRESVSYTITADGKIYLTDENMSKRMRAILVREELVPVHMDPWSLFDIDRWTITDFERNINLRRSITRAVEQHIVALDDVDAVSISLVMPEKALFKEAQEAVKASVRITPKPGSDIVTNRKKVEGLVKLIQYAVEGLESDNIAVVDNKGNILNDFSNLDGVDRIDLAEKERKLKLKYESMLRDEIDFALSKVLSVDRFMIARINVKLDTSRQTTESKEYSPIELQPQDPKVSYNTRKISDSTVISSQVHKREYQGQGYSPWGPPGQEGNTPPEYQDLSDIIGKSNEFKETKNVALNEKKSLNEKEPARVAGISLGIFVDGIWDFVYDESGNFVIENGIRKREYKPISDESLKNIADVLQSSFEYKPERGDSITVRNIAFDRLSEFRKIDEDYFANENFKYFLYILSVIIALLIVVLTIFFVVSRELERRRRLREEEFAKQAHLRRQQALMDGDDLGVDDVVGGLREGDELQNSAELLAREKPEDVAKLIRTWIFKNV from the coding sequence TTGGGCAATTTTGTTACTAATTTTTTTGCATCAGTAGGAACGGTTTTTAGAAAGGCTAGTGTAATTCAAAGGATAGCTTTTGGAGTCATTGCTCTATTTGTAATTCTCGCGCTCGTTTTTTTGGTGAGTTTTTCTACTAAGGCGCAGAGTGTTGCTCTTTTTGGTGTTGGGATTAAAGATCAATATTTATTAGATAGAATAGTTCAAAGACTTGATAGGGAAAGTGTTTCATATACGATTACTGCTGATGGAAAGATATATCTAACAGATGAGAATATGTCTAAGAGAATGAGGGCAATTCTTGTTAGGGAGGAGCTTGTACCTGTTCATATGGACCCTTGGTCTCTTTTCGATATCGACAGATGGACCATTACGGATTTTGAAAGAAATATTAATCTTAGGAGGTCAATTACAAGGGCTGTAGAGCAACATATTGTTGCTCTTGATGATGTTGATGCTGTTAGTATTAGTCTTGTAATGCCGGAAAAAGCTCTTTTTAAGGAAGCACAGGAAGCGGTTAAGGCCTCTGTTAGAATTACTCCTAAGCCTGGTTCAGATATTGTTACTAATCGTAAGAAGGTAGAGGGGCTTGTTAAATTGATTCAGTATGCTGTTGAGGGGCTTGAATCAGATAATATTGCTGTTGTTGACAATAAGGGGAATATATTAAATGATTTTTCCAATTTAGATGGGGTTGATAGAATTGATTTGGCAGAGAAAGAAAGGAAACTTAAATTAAAGTATGAATCTATGTTAAGGGATGAGATCGATTTTGCATTAAGTAAGGTTTTATCTGTTGATAGGTTTATGATTGCAAGGATTAATGTGAAACTGGACACTTCTCGTCAAACTACGGAGTCTAAAGAATATTCTCCTATTGAGCTTCAGCCTCAGGATCCAAAAGTTTCTTATAATACAAGAAAAATTAGCGATTCTACTGTGATCTCTTCTCAGGTGCATAAAAGAGAGTATCAGGGGCAGGGTTATAGTCCATGGGGTCCTCCTGGTCAGGAGGGTAACACTCCGCCCGAATATCAGGATTTAAGTGATATTATTGGCAAGTCGAATGAGTTTAAAGAAACAAAGAATGTTGCTCTTAATGAAAAGAAGTCTTTAAATGAGAAAGAGCCTGCCAGGGTTGCGGGAATTTCTCTCGGTATTTTTGTGGATGGAATTTGGGATTTTGTTTATGATGAATCTGGGAATTTTGTAATAGAGAATGGCATTCGTAAAAGAGAATATAAGCCTATTTCCGATGAATCTTTGAAAAATATTGCAGATGTCTTGCAGAGTTCTTTTGAATATAAACCGGAGAGGGGCGATTCTATTACGGTTAGGAATATTGCATTTGATAGATTAAGTGAGTTTAGGAAGATAGACGAGGACTACTTTGCTAACGAAAATTTTAAGTATTTTTTGTATATACTAAGTGTAATAATTGCACTATTGATAGTAGTCTTGACAATCTTCTTTGTTGTTTCTAGGGAACTTGAGAGGAGAAGACGTCTTCGAGAAGAAGAATTTGCAAAACAGGCTCATTTAAGGCGACAACAGGCTTTAATGGATGGAGATGATCTTGGAGTTGATGATGTGGTTGGCGGACTTAGAGAGGGTGATGAGCTACAAAATAGTGCTGAGCTTTTGGCGCGAGAGAAACCAGAGGATGTTGCTAAACTGATTAGAACGTGGATTTTTAAGAATGTATAA
- the fliE gene encoding flagellar hook-basal body complex protein FliE, protein MRVDSFFMDDNGVYLERKDPLHFKLGSTDFEIKERGLPRTFKDVFFDAISRVNDSQLDVSRMTERAIVEPDKIDVHDVVIAMAKANMNLSVTKAVVEKGVRAYQDIINIR, encoded by the coding sequence ATGAGAGTTGATTCTTTTTTTATGGACGATAATGGGGTTTACTTGGAGCGCAAGGATCCTTTGCACTTTAAATTAGGTTCTACTGACTTTGAAATTAAAGAGCGTGGATTACCTAGGACTTTTAAGGATGTATTTTTTGATGCGATATCTAGGGTGAACGATAGCCAGTTGGATGTATCTAGGATGACGGAGAGGGCTATTGTGGAGCCGGACAAAATTGATGTGCATGATGTTGTTATTGCAATGGCTAAAGCTAATATGAATTTGAGTGTTACAAAGGCTGTTGTTGAAAAAGGTGTTAGGGCTTACCAAGATATAATTAATATTCGCTAA